A section of the Streptomyces sp. SCL15-4 genome encodes:
- a CDS encoding SRPBCC family protein has product MDLHHYRFRSLWPLPAPPAAVYTALEKVEDYPRWWPQVRSVTRLAEQTGVIVIRSALPLALTSTLRQTRRDPAAGVLEAALCGDLHGWARWTITADGPGTLARYDQEVHAARPLLRRLALPGRPLFHLNHRLMMRAGRRGLLRRLETV; this is encoded by the coding sequence ATGGACCTCCACCACTACCGCTTCCGCAGCCTGTGGCCCCTGCCCGCCCCGCCGGCCGCCGTCTACACGGCGCTGGAGAAGGTCGAGGACTACCCCCGCTGGTGGCCCCAGGTGCGGTCGGTGACCCGCCTGGCCGAGCAGACCGGCGTGATCGTCATCCGTTCCGCGCTGCCCCTCGCCCTCACCTCCACCCTGCGGCAGACCCGCCGCGACCCGGCCGCCGGCGTCCTGGAGGCCGCCCTCTGCGGAGACCTCCACGGCTGGGCCCGCTGGACGATCACCGCCGACGGCCCCGGCACCCTCGCCCGCTACGACCAGGAGGTGCACGCCGCAAGGCCGCTGCTCAGGCGGCTCGCCCTGCCCGGACGGCCCCTGTTCCACCTCAATCACCGCCTGATGATGCGGGCCGGACGGCGCGGGCTGCTGCGCCGGCTGGAGACGGTTTGA
- a CDS encoding 3'-5' exonuclease — protein MTNWFEGPLAAFDTETTGVDVETDRIVSAAVVVQDAPGTRPRVSRWLVNPGVPVPESATAVHGLTEEHLQHNGRWPAPVMYEIAEQLAEHATLGRPLVVMNAPFDLTLLDRELRRHRASSLARWFDSVPLKVLDPRVLDRQLDRYRKGRRTLTDLCAHYGVPLQGAHDAAADALAALEVVRALGRRFATRLERLSPAELHALQVEWHAAQARGLQAWFARSGSEETVCTQWPLRPELPAAA, from the coding sequence ATGACGAACTGGTTCGAGGGGCCGCTGGCCGCCTTCGACACGGAGACGACGGGCGTGGACGTGGAGACCGACCGGATCGTGTCGGCCGCCGTCGTCGTCCAGGACGCGCCGGGGACCCGGCCCCGGGTGTCACGGTGGCTGGTGAATCCGGGAGTGCCGGTGCCGGAGTCGGCGACGGCGGTGCACGGGCTGACGGAGGAGCACCTCCAGCACAACGGGCGCTGGCCGGCGCCGGTGATGTACGAGATAGCGGAGCAGCTGGCGGAGCACGCGACGCTGGGACGTCCGCTGGTGGTGATGAACGCGCCGTTCGACCTGACGCTGCTGGACAGGGAGTTGCGCCGGCACCGGGCGTCGTCGCTGGCGCGCTGGTTCGACTCGGTGCCGCTGAAGGTGCTGGACCCCCGGGTGCTGGACCGGCAGCTGGACCGGTACCGCAAGGGCCGCCGCACGCTGACCGACCTGTGCGCGCACTACGGCGTGCCGCTCCAGGGCGCGCATGACGCGGCGGCGGACGCGCTGGCCGCGCTGGAGGTCGTACGGGCGCTGGGGCGGCGGTTCGCGACCCGGCTGGAGCGCTTGTCCCCCGCCGAGCTGCACGCGCTCCAGGTGGAGTGGCACGCGGCGCAGGCACGTGGGTTGCAGGCGTGGTTCGCGCGCAGCGGTTCGGAGGAGACGGTGTGCACGCAGTGGCCGCTGCGGCCGGAGCTGCCCGCGGCGGCGTGA
- the thrS gene encoding threonine--tRNA ligase, translating to MSDVRVIIQRDSEREERVVTTGTTAADLFAGERSIIAARVGGELKDLTYALSDGDEVEGVEISSEDGLNILRHSTAHVMAQAVQEIFPEAKLGIGPPVKDGFYYDFDVERPFTPEDLKAIEKKMQEIQKRGQKFSRRVVTEEAAREELANEPYKLELIGLKGSASSDDGADVEVGAGELTIYDNLDAKTGELCWKDLCRGPHLPSTRLIPAFKLMRNAAAYWRGSEKNPMLQRIYGTAWPSKDELKAHLDFLAEAEKRDHRKLGTELDLFSIPEQIGSGLAVFHPKGGIVRRVMEDYSRRRHEEEGYEFVYTPHATKGKLFETSGHLDWYAEGMYPPMQLDEGVDYYLKPMNCPMHNLIFDARGRSYRELPLRLFEFGTVYRYEKSGVVHGLTRARGFTQDDAHLYCTREQMAGELDRTLTFILGLLRDYGLTDFYLELSTKDPEKFVGSDEAWEEATETLRQVAEKQGLPLVPDPGGAAFYGPKISVQARDAIGRTWQMSTLQLDFNLPERFNLEYTGPDGSKQRPVMIHRALFGSIERFFAVLLEHYAGAFPAWLAPVQAIGIPIGDAHVEYLEKFTAAARKKGLRVEVDSSSDRMQKKIRNAQKQKVPFMVIAGDEDMSNGSVSFRYRDGSQENGIPFDEAIAKIAKVVEERTQI from the coding sequence GTGTCAGACGTCCGTGTGATCATCCAACGCGATTCCGAGCGGGAAGAACGCGTGGTGACGACGGGCACTACGGCCGCCGACCTCTTCGCGGGCGAGCGCTCGATCATCGCCGCACGCGTGGGCGGCGAGCTGAAGGACCTCACCTACGCACTGTCCGACGGCGACGAGGTCGAGGGCGTCGAGATCTCGTCCGAGGACGGCCTGAACATCCTGCGCCACTCCACCGCGCACGTCATGGCGCAGGCGGTGCAGGAGATCTTCCCCGAGGCCAAGCTGGGCATCGGCCCGCCCGTCAAGGACGGCTTCTACTACGACTTCGACGTCGAGCGGCCGTTCACGCCCGAGGATCTCAAGGCCATCGAGAAGAAGATGCAGGAGATCCAGAAGCGGGGCCAGAAGTTCTCCCGCCGCGTCGTCACCGAGGAGGCGGCCCGTGAGGAGCTGGCGAACGAGCCGTACAAGCTGGAACTGATCGGCCTCAAGGGCTCCGCCTCCAGCGACGACGGCGCGGACGTCGAGGTCGGCGCCGGCGAGCTGACGATCTACGACAACCTGGACGCCAAGACCGGCGAGCTGTGCTGGAAGGACCTGTGCCGCGGTCCGCACCTGCCCTCCACCCGGCTCATCCCGGCGTTCAAGCTGATGCGCAACGCCGCCGCCTACTGGCGCGGCAGCGAGAAGAACCCGATGCTCCAGCGCATCTACGGCACCGCCTGGCCGTCCAAGGACGAGCTGAAGGCGCACCTGGACTTCCTCGCCGAGGCCGAGAAGCGCGACCACCGCAAGCTCGGCACCGAGCTGGACCTCTTCTCGATCCCCGAGCAGATCGGCTCCGGCCTGGCCGTCTTCCACCCCAAGGGCGGCATCGTCCGCCGCGTGATGGAGGACTACTCGCGCCGTCGCCACGAGGAAGAGGGCTACGAGTTCGTCTACACCCCGCACGCCACGAAGGGGAAGCTCTTCGAGACGTCCGGGCACCTGGACTGGTACGCCGAGGGCATGTACCCGCCCATGCAGCTCGACGAGGGCGTGGACTACTACCTCAAGCCCATGAACTGCCCGATGCACAACCTGATCTTCGACGCGCGCGGCCGGTCGTACCGCGAACTGCCGCTGCGCCTGTTCGAGTTCGGGACGGTGTACCGGTACGAGAAGTCGGGCGTCGTGCACGGCCTGACCCGCGCCCGGGGCTTCACGCAGGACGACGCGCACCTCTACTGCACCCGTGAGCAGATGGCCGGGGAACTGGACAGGACGCTCACCTTCATCCTCGGCCTGCTGCGGGACTACGGCCTGACCGACTTCTACCTGGAGCTGTCGACCAAGGACCCGGAGAAGTTCGTCGGTTCCGACGAGGCCTGGGAGGAGGCGACCGAGACCCTGCGCCAGGTCGCCGAGAAGCAGGGCCTGCCCCTCGTTCCCGACCCGGGCGGCGCCGCCTTCTACGGCCCGAAGATCTCCGTCCAGGCGCGCGACGCCATCGGCCGGACCTGGCAGATGTCGACCCTCCAGCTCGACTTCAACCTGCCCGAGCGGTTCAACCTGGAGTACACCGGCCCGGACGGCTCCAAGCAGCGCCCGGTCATGATCCACCGTGCGCTGTTCGGCTCCATCGAGCGGTTCTTCGCCGTCCTCCTGGAGCACTACGCGGGCGCCTTCCCGGCGTGGCTGGCCCCGGTCCAGGCGATCGGCATCCCGATCGGCGACGCGCACGTGGAGTACCTGGAGAAGTTCACGGCCGCGGCCCGGAAGAAGGGCCTGCGCGTCGAGGTGGACTCCTCCTCGGACCGCATGCAGAAGAAGATCAGGAACGCGCAGAAGCAGAAGGTGCCGTTCATGGTCATCGCCGGCGACGAGGACATGTCCAACGGTTCGGTGTCCTTCCGCTACCGCGACGGCTCGCAGGAGAACGGCATCCCGTTCGACGAGGCCATCGCGAAGATCGCGAAGGTCGTCGAGGAGCGGACCCAGATCTGA
- a CDS encoding HIT family protein: MLPSMTSEPEQQIGVGTQDAFQRLWTPHRMAYIQGENKPSGPGADDGCPFCSIPAKSDEDGLIVRRGEQVYAVLNLYPYNGGHLMTVPYRHVADYTELTGPETAELAELTKQAMTALRTASGAHGFNIGMNQGAVAGAGIAAHLHQHIVPRWGGDTNFMPVVGQTKVLPQLLADTRKMLAEAWPA, from the coding sequence ATGCTGCCTAGCATGACGAGTGAGCCGGAGCAGCAGATCGGAGTGGGGACGCAGGACGCGTTCCAGCGCCTGTGGACGCCCCACCGGATGGCCTACATCCAGGGCGAGAACAAGCCGAGCGGTCCCGGGGCCGACGACGGCTGCCCCTTCTGCTCGATCCCGGCCAAGTCGGACGAGGACGGGCTGATCGTACGGCGTGGTGAGCAGGTGTACGCCGTCCTCAACCTGTACCCGTACAACGGCGGCCACCTGATGACCGTGCCCTACCGGCACGTCGCCGACTACACCGAGCTGACCGGGCCGGAGACCGCCGAGCTGGCGGAGCTGACCAAGCAGGCGATGACGGCCCTGCGCACCGCGTCCGGCGCGCACGGGTTCAACATCGGCATGAACCAGGGCGCGGTCGCGGGCGCCGGCATCGCCGCGCATCTGCACCAGCACATCGTGCCGCGCTGGGGCGGGGACACGAACTTCATGCCGGTGGTGGGCCAGACGAAGGTGCTGCCGCAGCTGCTGGCCGACACCCGGAAGATGCTGGCGGAGGCCTGGCCGGCCTAG
- a CDS encoding elongation factor G-like protein EF-G2 — MGDKAQTHHPGAAGRALTADRPTSVRNVVLVGHSGSGKTTLVEALALTAGAVNRAGRVEDGGTVSDYDDIEHRQQRSVQLSLVPVEWDGIKVNLLDTPGYADFVGELRAGLRAADAALFVVSASDGVDGSTRTVWEECAAVGMPRAIVITHLEAARADFEETTRVCAEAFGGDDPDAVLPLYLPLRGPEGPDGHAPVTGLTGLLSRKLFDYSSGERKESEPGEDQLPGIEETRNRLIEGIIAESEDETLMDRYLGGEQVDVKTLVQDLERAVARGSFFPVLAAAPAAGGARQGLGTVELLELITGGFPTPFEHPLPGVTTLDGRPRELTPCDTEGPLVAEVVKTSSDPYVGRVSLVRVFSGTLRPDRTVHVSGHGLADRGHEDHDVDEKVGALSMPFGKQQRPVTHAVAGDLVCVAKLSRAETGDTLSAKDDPLLMEPWQMPDPLLPVAIRAHSKADEDKLSQGLARLVAEDPTMRLEQNQDTHQVVLWCLGEAHADVALERLRSRYGVQVDAVPHKVSLRETFGTRAAGRGRHVKQSGGHGQYAICEIEVEPLPGGSGIEFVDKVVGGAVPRQFIPSVEKGVRAQAAKGVAAGYPLVDVRVTLLDGKAHSVDSSDAAFQTAGALALREAAAEAKIHLLEPVAEVTVLVGDAYVGAVMSDLSGRRGRLLGTEQMGSGRTLIRAEVPEFEIGRYAVDLRSLSHGTARFDRAYARHEPMPPQIAARLREQAGEEG; from the coding sequence ATGGGCGACAAGGCACAGACACACCACCCCGGGGCCGCCGGCAGGGCTCTCACGGCCGACCGGCCCACCTCCGTACGGAACGTGGTGCTGGTCGGCCACTCCGGCTCGGGCAAGACGACCCTGGTGGAGGCCCTCGCGCTGACCGCGGGGGCGGTGAACCGGGCGGGCCGCGTGGAGGACGGCGGCACCGTCTCCGACTACGACGACATCGAGCACCGCCAGCAGCGCTCGGTCCAGCTGTCCCTGGTGCCCGTCGAGTGGGACGGCATCAAGGTCAACCTGCTGGACACCCCCGGGTACGCGGACTTCGTCGGGGAGCTGCGGGCCGGGCTGCGCGCCGCGGACGCGGCCCTCTTCGTCGTCTCGGCCTCGGACGGGGTGGACGGCTCCACCCGGACGGTGTGGGAGGAGTGTGCGGCCGTCGGCATGCCCCGCGCGATCGTGATCACCCACCTGGAGGCCGCCCGCGCGGACTTCGAGGAGACGACCCGCGTCTGCGCGGAGGCCTTCGGCGGCGACGACCCCGACGCCGTCCTGCCGCTGTACCTGCCGCTGCGCGGCCCCGAGGGCCCGGACGGGCACGCGCCGGTGACCGGTCTGACGGGGCTGCTGTCGCGGAAGCTGTTCGACTACTCCTCCGGGGAGCGCAAGGAGTCCGAGCCCGGCGAGGACCAGCTGCCCGGCATCGAGGAGACCCGCAACCGGCTCATCGAGGGAATCATCGCCGAGAGCGAGGACGAGACCCTCATGGACCGCTACCTGGGCGGCGAACAGGTCGACGTCAAGACCCTGGTCCAGGACCTGGAACGGGCGGTGGCGCGCGGGTCCTTCTTCCCCGTGCTCGCCGCCGCCCCCGCCGCCGGGGGCGCGCGGCAGGGGCTCGGCACGGTGGAGCTGCTGGAGCTGATCACCGGCGGCTTCCCCACCCCCTTCGAGCACCCGCTGCCCGGCGTCACCACCCTCGACGGCCGGCCGCGCGAGCTGACACCGTGCGACACCGAGGGCCCGCTGGTCGCCGAGGTCGTCAAGACCTCCTCCGACCCCTACGTGGGCCGCGTCTCGCTCGTCAGGGTCTTCTCCGGCACCCTCCGCCCGGACCGGACGGTGCACGTCTCCGGGCACGGCCTCGCCGACCGCGGCCACGAGGACCACGACGTGGACGAGAAGGTCGGCGCCCTGTCCATGCCCTTCGGCAAACAGCAGCGCCCGGTGACCCACGCCGTCGCCGGCGACCTGGTGTGCGTGGCCAAGCTGAGCCGCGCCGAGACCGGCGACACCCTCTCCGCCAAGGACGACCCGCTCCTGATGGAGCCCTGGCAGATGCCCGACCCGCTGCTGCCGGTCGCCATCCGGGCGCACAGCAAGGCCGACGAGGACAAGCTCTCCCAGGGTCTGGCCCGGCTGGTCGCCGAGGACCCGACGATGCGCCTGGAACAGAACCAGGACACCCACCAGGTGGTCCTGTGGTGCCTGGGCGAGGCGCACGCCGACGTCGCCCTGGAACGGCTGCGCAGCCGCTACGGCGTCCAGGTCGACGCCGTTCCGCACAAGGTCTCGCTCCGGGAGACGTTCGGCACCAGGGCGGCCGGGCGGGGCCGGCACGTCAAGCAGTCCGGCGGCCACGGCCAGTACGCCATCTGCGAGATCGAGGTGGAGCCGCTGCCGGGCGGCTCGGGCATCGAGTTCGTGGACAAGGTGGTCGGCGGCGCGGTGCCCCGGCAGTTCATCCCGTCCGTCGAGAAGGGCGTCCGCGCGCAGGCCGCCAAGGGCGTCGCCGCCGGCTACCCGCTGGTGGACGTGCGGGTCACGCTGCTGGACGGCAAGGCCCACTCGGTGGACTCCTCCGACGCCGCCTTCCAGACGGCCGGCGCACTCGCCCTGCGCGAAGCCGCCGCCGAAGCGAAGATCCATCTGCTGGAGCCGGTCGCCGAGGTCACCGTGCTCGTCGGCGACGCGTACGTGGGCGCCGTGATGAGCGACCTCTCCGGCCGCCGCGGCCGGCTGCTCGGCACCGAACAGATGGGCTCCGGACGGACCCTGATCCGCGCCGAGGTACCGGAGTTCGAGATCGGCCGCTACGCCGTCGACCTGCGCTCGCTCTCGCACGGCACGGCCCGCTTCGACCGCGCCTACGCCCGGCACGAGCCGATGCCGCCGCAGATCGCCGCACGCCTGCGCGAACAGGCCGGGGAGGAGGGGTAG
- the pgsA gene encoding phosphatidylinositol phosphate synthase, producing the protein MLNKYARAFFTRVLTPFAAFLIRRGVSPDTVTLLGTAGVVAGALVFYPRGEFFWGTVVITLFVFSDLVDGNMARQLGRSSRWGAFLDSTLDRVADGAIFGGFALWYAGRGDDNVLCAVSIFCLASGQVVSYTKARGESIGLPVAVNGLVERAERLVISLVAAGFAGLHKFGVPGIQWLLPIALWIVAAGSLVTLIQRVVTVRRESAEAEAAAGQQAGGAAR; encoded by the coding sequence ATGCTGAACAAGTACGCGCGTGCATTTTTCACGCGTGTCCTCACACCGTTCGCCGCGTTTCTCATCCGGCGGGGGGTGAGCCCCGACACGGTGACGCTCCTCGGCACCGCCGGGGTGGTCGCGGGGGCTCTGGTCTTCTACCCCAGGGGCGAGTTCTTCTGGGGCACGGTCGTGATCACCCTGTTCGTCTTCTCCGACCTGGTCGACGGCAACATGGCCCGCCAGCTGGGCCGCTCCAGCCGCTGGGGCGCGTTCCTGGACTCCACCCTGGACCGGGTCGCGGACGGCGCGATCTTCGGCGGGTTCGCGCTGTGGTACGCGGGCCGGGGCGACGACAACGTGCTGTGCGCGGTGTCGATCTTCTGCCTGGCCAGCGGGCAGGTGGTGTCGTACACCAAGGCGCGCGGCGAGTCGATCGGGCTGCCGGTCGCCGTCAACGGGCTCGTCGAGCGCGCCGAGCGGCTGGTGATCTCGCTGGTCGCGGCCGGTTTCGCGGGCCTGCACAAGTTCGGTGTGCCGGGCATCCAGTGGCTGCTGCCGATCGCGCTGTGGATCGTCGCGGCGGGCAGCCTCGTCACCCTGATCCAGCGGGTGGTCACCGTCCGCCGCGAGTCCGCGGAGGCCGAGGCGGCGGCCGGACAGCAGGCCGGCGGGGCCGCGCGGTGA
- a CDS encoding phosphatidylinositol mannoside acyltransferase — translation MSAADRFADGLYGLGWSTVKKLPEPVAARLGRSIADAVWKRRGKGVRRLEANYARVVPGASPERLAELSRAGMRSYLRYWMESFRLPAWSAERVRTGFEAKGLHHLTEGLASGRGVVLALPHLANWDLAGAWVTTKLQTPFTTVAERLKPESLYDRFVAYREGLGMEVLPHSGGAAFGTLARRLRDGGLVCLVADRDLSATGVEVDFFGEPARMPAGPALLAQQTGALLLPVTLWYDDSPVMKGRVHPPIEVPGSGTRAEKTSVMTQALADAFATGIAEHPEDWHMLQRLWLADLDPAKGPS, via the coding sequence GTGAGCGCCGCCGACCGGTTCGCCGACGGGCTGTACGGCCTCGGCTGGAGCACCGTGAAGAAGCTCCCCGAGCCGGTCGCCGCGCGCCTGGGCCGGTCCATCGCCGACGCCGTCTGGAAGCGGCGCGGCAAGGGCGTACGGCGGCTGGAGGCGAACTACGCGCGCGTGGTGCCCGGCGCGTCGCCGGAGCGGCTGGCGGAGCTGTCGCGCGCGGGCATGCGCTCGTACCTGCGGTACTGGATGGAGTCGTTCCGCCTGCCGGCCTGGAGCGCCGAGCGCGTGCGGACCGGCTTCGAAGCCAAGGGCCTGCACCATCTGACCGAGGGGCTGGCCTCCGGCCGGGGCGTGGTCCTCGCCCTGCCGCACCTGGCCAACTGGGACCTGGCCGGGGCGTGGGTCACCACCAAGCTTCAGACGCCGTTCACGACGGTCGCCGAGCGGCTGAAGCCGGAGTCGCTGTACGACCGTTTCGTGGCCTACCGCGAGGGCCTGGGCATGGAGGTGCTGCCGCACAGCGGCGGCGCCGCCTTCGGCACCCTGGCCCGGCGGCTGCGCGACGGCGGCCTGGTCTGCCTGGTCGCCGACCGCGACCTGTCCGCCACCGGGGTGGAGGTCGACTTCTTCGGCGAGCCGGCCCGTATGCCCGCCGGACCGGCCCTGCTCGCCCAGCAGACCGGCGCGCTGCTGCTGCCCGTCACCCTCTGGTACGACGACTCGCCCGTCATGAAGGGCCGGGTCCATCCCCCGATAGAGGTACCCGGGTCAGGTACGCGGGCGGAGAAGACGTCCGTCATGACACAGGCACTGGCCGATGCCTTCGCCACCGGGATCGCCGAGCATCCGGAGGACTGGCACATGCTCCAGCGCCTGTGGCTCGCCGACCTCGACCCCGCGAAGGGACCCTCGTGA